A single Paraburkholderia sp. FT54 DNA region contains:
- the parC gene encoding DNA topoisomerase IV subunit A has protein sequence MDDDNTLDLFTEPPPPEGDFLTLGNYAERAYLDYAVSVVKGRALPDVCDGQKPVQRRILFAMNDMGLSDNAKPVKSARVVGDVLGKYHPHGDQSAYDALVRLAQDFSMRYPLIDGQGNFGSRDGDGAAAMRYTEARLTPIAKLLLDEINQGTVDFMKNYDGEFDEPRLLPARLPFVLLNGASGIAVGLATEIPSHNLREVAAATVAMIRNPKITHAELVQHIPGPDFPGGGQIISSEAEISAAYESGRGSLKVRARWKIEELARGQWQLVITELPPNTAAQKVLEEIEEQTNPKIKLGKKALTPEQLQTKQTMLALLDAVRDESGKDAPVRLVFEPKSSRIDQTDFVNTLLAHTSLESNASLNLVMVGGDGRPRQKGLSEILHEWIAFRFATVTRRTRHRLSKVDDRIHILEGRMIVFLNIDEVIRIIRESDEPKVALMAAFDLSDRQAEDILEIRLRQLARLEKIKIEKELAELRDEKAKLEELLGSESAMKRLLIKEIEGDAKQYGDERRTLIQQEKRATFEARVVDEPVTVVVSQKGWVRALKGHGLDAAGFTFKAGDGLYAAFQCRTPDTLVAWGSNGRVYSVAVAMLPGGRGDGVPVTSLIELESGSHLMHYYAASADQALLLASSNGFGFVAKVGDMVSRVKAGKSFMTIDAGAAPLAPMPMLPDATNIACLSSGGRLLVFGLDEMKTLSGGGRGVTLMGLDDKETLVQALAINNAGVVLIGTRRGGRVDEEKVSGAALAPHIGKRARKGRAPESKMKLEGMRPVLAV, from the coding sequence ATGGACGACGATAACACTCTCGACCTTTTCACCGAGCCGCCGCCCCCGGAGGGCGACTTTCTCACGCTCGGCAACTACGCGGAACGCGCGTACCTCGACTATGCGGTGAGCGTGGTCAAGGGCCGCGCGCTGCCGGATGTGTGCGACGGCCAGAAGCCGGTGCAGCGCCGCATCCTGTTCGCGATGAACGACATGGGTCTGTCCGACAACGCGAAGCCGGTCAAGTCGGCGCGCGTGGTCGGCGACGTGCTCGGTAAGTATCACCCGCACGGCGACCAGTCCGCGTACGACGCGCTGGTGCGTCTCGCGCAAGACTTCTCGATGCGCTACCCGCTAATCGACGGCCAGGGCAATTTCGGTTCACGCGACGGCGACGGCGCGGCGGCGATGCGGTACACGGAAGCGCGCCTCACGCCGATCGCGAAACTGCTGCTCGATGAAATCAACCAGGGCACGGTCGATTTCATGAAGAACTACGACGGCGAGTTCGACGAGCCGAGGCTGCTGCCCGCGCGCTTGCCGTTCGTGCTGCTGAACGGCGCGTCGGGCATCGCGGTGGGTCTGGCCACGGAAATCCCCTCGCACAATCTGCGCGAAGTCGCGGCCGCCACCGTGGCGATGATCCGCAATCCCAAGATCACGCACGCGGAATTGGTACAGCACATTCCGGGTCCAGACTTTCCAGGCGGCGGCCAGATCATTTCGAGCGAAGCGGAAATCTCCGCGGCGTATGAATCCGGCCGTGGCAGCCTCAAGGTGCGTGCCCGCTGGAAAATCGAAGAGCTCGCGCGCGGCCAGTGGCAACTGGTGATCACCGAACTGCCGCCGAACACGGCCGCGCAGAAGGTGCTCGAGGAAATCGAAGAGCAGACCAATCCGAAGATCAAACTCGGCAAGAAGGCGCTCACGCCCGAACAGTTGCAGACCAAGCAGACCATGCTGGCGCTGCTCGACGCGGTGCGCGACGAGTCCGGCAAGGACGCGCCGGTGCGTCTCGTGTTCGAGCCGAAGTCGAGCCGCATCGATCAGACCGATTTCGTGAACACGTTGCTCGCGCATACGAGCCTCGAGTCCAACGCGTCGCTGAATCTGGTGATGGTCGGTGGCGACGGCCGGCCGCGTCAGAAGGGCTTGAGCGAAATCCTGCACGAGTGGATCGCGTTCCGCTTCGCCACGGTGACGCGCCGCACGCGCCATCGTTTGAGCAAGGTCGACGACCGGATTCACATCCTCGAAGGCCGGATGATCGTCTTTTTGAATATCGACGAAGTCATCCGCATCATTCGCGAATCCGACGAACCGAAGGTCGCGTTGATGGCCGCGTTCGACCTGTCCGATCGCCAGGCCGAAGACATTCTCGAAATCCGCTTGCGTCAATTGGCGCGGCTCGAAAAGATCAAGATCGAGAAGGAACTCGCCGAACTGCGCGACGAGAAGGCCAAGCTGGAAGAACTGCTCGGCAGCGAATCGGCGATGAAGCGCCTGCTCATCAAGGAAATCGAAGGCGACGCCAAGCAATACGGCGACGAGCGCCGCACGCTGATCCAGCAGGAAAAGCGCGCGACGTTCGAAGCGCGCGTGGTCGATGAGCCGGTGACGGTCGTGGTGTCGCAGAAGGGTTGGGTGCGCGCGCTGAAGGGCCACGGTCTGGACGCGGCGGGCTTCACGTTCAAGGCCGGCGACGGCCTCTATGCGGCGTTCCAGTGCCGCACGCCGGACACGCTGGTCGCGTGGGGCAGCAACGGCCGCGTCTATTCGGTCGCGGTGGCGATGTTGCCGGGCGGCCGCGGTGACGGTGTGCCGGTCACATCGCTGATCGAGCTGGAGTCGGGCAGCCATCTGATGCATTACTACGCGGCGTCCGCGGATCAGGCGTTGCTGCTTGCTTCGAGCAACGGCTTCGGCTTCGTCGCCAAGGTCGGCGACATGGTGAGCCGCGTGAAGGCAGGCAAGTCGTTCATGACGATCGACGCCGGCGCCGCGCCGCTCGCGCCGATGCCGATGCTGCCGGATGCGACGAACATTGCGTGTCTGTCCTCGGGCGGGCGTCTGCTGGTGTTCGGCCTCGACGAGATGAAGACGCTCTCAGGCGGCGGCCGCGGCGTCACGCTGATGGGTCTCGACGACAAGGAAACGCTGGTGCAGGCGCTGGCCATCAACAACGCGGGTGTCGTGCTGATCGGCACGCGCCGTGGCGGCCGCGTCGACGAAGAGAAGGTGAGCGGCGCCGCGCTCGCGCCGCATATCGGCAAGCGGGCGCGCAAGGGCCGCGCACCTGAGAGCAAGATGAAGCTCGAAGGCATGCGTCCGGTGCTGGCCGTTTGA
- a CDS encoding chromate transporter: MQMITSQDAVRRGEREPLWTLFRVVFGLSALSWGGLALMAQLENHYVEREGRLSRVAFSDLIALAWMVPGPVGCNVAVQLGHALRGRAGAWVAGIASVLPFFLLMTLFAIFYRTPLVRAAASQTLLNHFSVVLATLIAITWYKQTRALVRGKLEWTAAVLGCIALFYARSPAAYVVMLGTAFGTGWFVSPVRNSRVVVSFARGDWQMLSALSVFLALFAMPLPHGYELALLWPRLAGAGMTLFGGGFSALPVLKTLFVTPAIGVSDNDFTLAFSLSPLSPGPLLNVVPFFGYLVDGWVGALIATLALFVPSGCLVVLAQRHLHQLKANPRFEHGMRILRAVTTAFLAVAVLRIAAHVPFKPVYLLTALFSAMCFAKLKVPVYVVYGTVAAVCGLWLAYGALI, encoded by the coding sequence ATGCAGATGATCACGAGCCAGGATGCTGTCAGACGAGGCGAACGGGAACCGCTATGGACGCTGTTCCGGGTGGTATTCGGCCTGTCCGCGTTGTCATGGGGCGGCCTCGCGCTCATGGCGCAGCTTGAAAACCATTATGTCGAACGCGAAGGACGTCTCTCGCGCGTCGCCTTCTCCGATCTGATCGCGCTCGCCTGGATGGTGCCCGGCCCGGTAGGCTGCAACGTCGCCGTGCAACTCGGGCACGCGCTGCGCGGACGCGCCGGCGCGTGGGTCGCGGGCATTGCCAGCGTGTTGCCCTTCTTCCTGCTGATGACGCTGTTCGCGATCTTCTATCGCACGCCGCTCGTGCGCGCCGCTGCCTCGCAAACCTTGCTCAATCACTTCAGCGTCGTGCTGGCCACGCTGATCGCGATCACCTGGTACAAACAGACGCGCGCCCTGGTGCGCGGCAAACTCGAATGGACCGCGGCCGTGCTGGGTTGCATCGCGCTCTTCTATGCGCGCAGTCCGGCCGCTTATGTCGTCATGCTCGGGACGGCCTTCGGCACCGGCTGGTTCGTGAGCCCGGTGCGCAACTCGCGCGTCGTCGTGTCGTTCGCGCGCGGCGACTGGCAGATGTTGAGCGCCCTGAGCGTGTTTCTCGCGCTGTTTGCGATGCCGTTGCCGCATGGCTATGAACTGGCGCTATTGTGGCCGCGGCTTGCGGGTGCCGGCATGACGTTGTTCGGCGGCGGATTCTCCGCGTTGCCCGTGCTCAAGACGCTGTTCGTCACGCCGGCGATCGGCGTCTCCGATAACGACTTCACGCTGGCATTCTCGCTGTCGCCGCTCTCACCCGGGCCGCTCCTGAACGTGGTGCCGTTCTTCGGCTATCTGGTGGATGGCTGGGTGGGCGCGCTGATTGCCACGCTCGCGTTGTTCGTGCCGTCGGGCTGTCTAGTCGTGCTGGCCCAGCGGCATCTGCATCAGTTGAAGGCCAATCCGCGCTTCGAGCACGGCATGCGGATCCTGCGCGCCGTCACCACCGCGTTTCTCGCGGTGGCCGTGCTGCGCATTGCCGCGCATGTGCCGTTCAAACCGGTTTATCTGCTGACCGCGCTGTTCTCCGCCATGTGCTTCGCCAAGCTGAAGGTGCCGGTGTACGTGGTGTACGGGACGGTGGCGGCGGTGTGCGGATTGTGGCTCGCGTATGGCGCGCTGATCTAG
- a CDS encoding CopD family protein produces MNKAIELALFLHLLAVAVWVGGMVFAHFCLRPAIADLSPQLRLPLWESVFGRFFNWVAAAVLVILLTGGFLLMQFGGGHATWPLHAMAGLGIVMMLIFGHIRFAVFPRIRRAVQAQKWPDGARAVGTIRRLVLINIVLGVVTIGVAVLSRGF; encoded by the coding sequence ATGAACAAGGCTATCGAACTCGCACTCTTTCTCCATCTGCTCGCGGTTGCAGTGTGGGTAGGTGGGATGGTGTTCGCTCATTTCTGTCTGCGTCCGGCCATTGCCGATCTCTCGCCGCAATTGCGCTTGCCGCTGTGGGAATCGGTGTTCGGCCGCTTCTTCAACTGGGTCGCTGCCGCCGTGCTGGTGATTCTCCTCACCGGCGGCTTCCTGCTGATGCAATTCGGCGGCGGTCACGCCACCTGGCCGCTGCATGCCATGGCCGGCCTCGGCATCGTCATGATGCTGATCTTCGGGCACATCCGTTTTGCCGTGTTCCCGCGCATCCGCCGCGCGGTGCAGGCGCAAAAATGGCCGGATGGCGCGCGCGCCGTCGGCACGATCCGTCGTCTGGTGCTGATCAATATCGTGCTCGGCGTGGTGACGATCGGTGTCGCGGTGCTGTCGCGCGGTTTTTGA
- a CDS encoding PhzF family phenazine biosynthesis protein yields the protein MPAHTVRFKQVDVFTSVPFKGNPLAVVFDADALDANQMQAIAHWTNLSETTFLLKPTDPAADYRVRIFTTHGELPFAGHPTLGTAHALRENGYQPKQAGKLMQQCGVGLVELEVLPGSDGAWAFAAPPARVTPLAEDRYAALSTALRSDAIDFSATPCAVDNGAPWLVVRVNSARECLALEPDAAALADMVRSVNTHGLAVYGPHEAGGPATFEVRCLMAGGSFGVGEDPVTGSANAALAGLLSAQQLRPGSHYSARQGTALGRAGQVSVHYDDARHKTWIGGPSVTIVDGTFRLP from the coding sequence ATGCCCGCCCACACTGTCCGTTTCAAACAAGTCGACGTGTTCACGTCGGTGCCGTTCAAAGGCAATCCGCTTGCCGTCGTGTTCGATGCCGATGCACTCGATGCGAATCAGATGCAGGCCATCGCCCACTGGACCAATCTGTCCGAAACGACTTTCCTGTTGAAGCCGACCGACCCCGCTGCCGACTATCGTGTGCGCATCTTCACTACGCATGGCGAATTGCCGTTCGCGGGTCATCCAACGCTCGGCACCGCGCATGCGCTGCGCGAAAACGGCTATCAGCCGAAGCAGGCCGGCAAGCTGATGCAGCAATGCGGCGTGGGACTCGTCGAACTCGAGGTGCTGCCCGGTTCGGACGGCGCATGGGCCTTCGCGGCGCCGCCCGCGCGAGTCACGCCGCTTGCCGAAGATCGCTACGCGGCACTGTCTACGGCTTTACGTAGCGACGCGATCGACTTCAGCGCGACGCCCTGCGCGGTCGACAATGGTGCGCCATGGCTCGTGGTGCGCGTCAATTCGGCGCGTGAATGCCTCGCGCTCGAACCCGATGCCGCCGCACTCGCCGACATGGTGCGTTCGGTCAATACGCATGGCCTCGCCGTCTACGGCCCGCACGAGGCCGGTGGCCCGGCTACTTTCGAGGTGCGCTGCCTGATGGCCGGTGGCAGTTTCGGCGTCGGTGAAGACCCGGTGACAGGCAGCGCCAATGCAGCGCTCGCGGGCCTGCTGAGTGCCCAGCAGTTGCGCCCGGGCTCGCACTATTCAGCCCGTCAAGGCACCGCGCTGGGCCGTGCCGGCCAAGTTTCCGTGCACTACGACGACGCGCGTCACAAGACGTGGATTGGCGGCCCGTCGGTGACGATTGTCGACGGCACATTCCGCTTGCCCTGA
- a CDS encoding EAL domain-containing protein has product MSQSRFSDQREAKTRRDPAVSRRRALLAIPALGVLVLILLWTVIFARLSVEKEATYREAMASAAILSAALEQHTVKAIHQVDQITRFVKFEFEKTPNHFDLASTVEKGVVQSETLVQVSLIDEHGTLIANTAELNPKRIDLSDREHFKVHEHENDDQLYISKPVLGRVSGHWTLQMTRRLNHPDGSFAGVVVVSEDPSYFTTDFYNNAAIGRDGVIAVISDNGAVLARRTGSAETANGAFSASGSYPTSEHVSGTYVDSIDNVTRIVSYRHIDGYPLGVLVGLSQAEEFADYNHTRNVYLLMAGFISLAMLSFFAVATGLIGKLLGREREMTHLVEYDLLTGLRNRYATLQTLRHDVALPANLGRLAILFIDLDNFKTVNDTLGHNAGDIVLQMTASRLAAAVGEGGALSRIGGDEFVVVIKGDDVEKRAVALAEAAAEAFAKPFEVRGSSFVLHASIGIALYSVANESEIDLLKKADLAMYSAKDAGKNCYQFYSPQLSHRADHLMKWEQQLRVALAEGQLFLAYQPKIDLTRRCITGFEALVRWNHPQHGLIPANEFIPVAESTGLIVPIGDFVIETACRQLALWQQQGYDTLSLAVNISAVQFWRGDLYETISRAIEESGISARRLELEITETAMMEYPELVSEKIFALKRLGVRIALDDFGTGYSSLSYLNRFSVDTLKVDRSFIQAIPGDRSVCVMVTAIVNLARSLGLTVVVEGTETEEQIAWLAALGHIEAQGFLFSRPVPVDAIPALLERFGVCGMTARRAAHEADDTSSVSSTNT; this is encoded by the coding sequence ATGAGTCAATCCCGCTTCTCCGACCAGCGCGAAGCCAAAACCCGGCGCGACCCCGCAGTGTCGCGCCGGCGCGCTTTGCTGGCGATTCCCGCGCTCGGCGTATTGGTCCTGATCCTGCTTTGGACAGTGATCTTCGCGCGTCTGTCGGTCGAGAAAGAAGCCACTTATCGTGAAGCCATGGCCTCTGCTGCCATTCTCTCAGCGGCGCTGGAGCAGCACACGGTCAAGGCGATTCACCAGGTCGATCAGATCACCCGCTTCGTCAAGTTCGAGTTCGAGAAAACGCCGAATCACTTCGATCTTGCGAGCACGGTGGAAAAGGGCGTCGTGCAAAGCGAGACGCTGGTGCAGGTGTCGCTGATCGACGAACACGGCACGCTGATCGCCAACACGGCCGAACTCAATCCCAAGCGCATCGATCTATCCGACCGCGAGCACTTCAAGGTCCACGAACACGAGAACGACGATCAGCTGTATATCAGCAAGCCCGTGCTCGGCCGCGTGTCCGGTCACTGGACGTTGCAAATGACACGGCGTCTGAATCATCCGGACGGCTCGTTCGCGGGCGTCGTGGTGGTCTCGGAAGATCCCAGCTATTTCACCACCGACTTCTACAACAACGCGGCCATCGGCCGCGACGGCGTGATCGCGGTGATCTCGGACAACGGCGCCGTGCTCGCGCGGCGCACCGGCAGTGCCGAAACCGCCAACGGCGCATTCTCGGCGAGCGGCTCGTATCCGACCTCGGAGCATGTGTCGGGCACCTACGTCGATTCGATCGACAACGTCACGCGCATCGTCTCGTACCGGCATATCGACGGTTATCCACTCGGCGTGCTGGTGGGTCTTTCGCAAGCCGAAGAGTTCGCCGACTACAACCACACGCGCAACGTCTATCTGCTGATGGCGGGTTTCATCTCGCTCGCCATGCTGAGCTTCTTCGCCGTTGCCACTGGCCTGATCGGCAAGCTGCTCGGCCGCGAACGCGAGATGACGCATCTGGTCGAATATGATCTGCTCACCGGTCTGCGCAATCGCTATGCGACGCTGCAAACCCTGCGGCACGACGTGGCGCTGCCGGCCAACCTCGGCCGCCTCGCGATTCTCTTTATCGACCTCGACAACTTCAAGACTGTCAACGACACGCTCGGCCACAACGCCGGCGACATCGTCCTGCAAATGACGGCCTCGCGGCTCGCCGCCGCGGTCGGCGAAGGCGGCGCGTTGAGCCGCATTGGCGGTGACGAGTTCGTCGTCGTGATCAAGGGCGACGACGTCGAGAAGCGCGCCGTCGCGCTCGCCGAAGCCGCGGCCGAAGCGTTCGCCAAGCCGTTCGAAGTGCGCGGCAGTTCGTTCGTGCTGCATGCGAGCATCGGCATCGCGCTCTACTCGGTCGCCAATGAGAGCGAGATCGACCTGCTGAAAAAAGCCGATCTCGCCATGTACAGCGCGAAAGACGCGGGCAAGAACTGCTATCAGTTCTATTCTCCGCAACTGTCGCATCGCGCGGATCATTTGATGAAGTGGGAACAGCAGTTGCGCGTGGCGCTCGCCGAAGGGCAACTGTTCCTTGCCTATCAGCCGAAGATCGATCTGACGCGCCGCTGCATTACGGGTTTCGAGGCGCTGGTGCGCTGGAATCATCCGCAGCACGGTTTGATTCCGGCCAACGAATTCATTCCGGTTGCCGAGTCGACCGGCTTGATCGTGCCGATCGGCGACTTCGTGATCGAGACCGCTTGCCGGCAACTTGCGCTGTGGCAGCAACAGGGCTACGACACGCTGTCGCTCGCGGTGAATATCTCGGCGGTGCAGTTCTGGCGCGGCGACCTGTACGAAACGATCTCGCGCGCCATCGAGGAAAGCGGCATCTCCGCGCGCCGCCTCGAACTCGAAATCACCGAAACGGCGATGATGGAATATCCCGAACTCGTCTCCGAGAAGATCTTCGCGTTGAAGCGTCTCGGCGTGCGCATCGCGCTCGACGATTTCGGCACCGGCTATTCGTCGCTGTCCTATCTGAACCGTTTCTCCGTGGACACGCTGAAGGTCGACCGTTCGTTCATCCAGGCAATTCCGGGCGACCGCAGCGTCTGCGTGATGGTCACCGCGATCGTCAATCTGGCGCGTTCGCTCGGGCTCACGGTGGTGGTCGAAGGCACGGAGACCGAAGAGCAGATTGCGTGGCTCGCCGCGCTTGGCCATATCGAGGCGCAAGGCTTCCTGTTCTCGCGTCCGGTGCCGGTGGACGCGATTCCGGCGCTGCTGGAACGCTTCGGCGTCTGCGGCATGACGGCCCGCCGCGCCGCGCATGAAGCCGACGACACCAGCAGCGTGTCCAGCACCAACACCTGA
- a CDS encoding DNA topoisomerase IV subunit B has product MSTKKPNAAYSEASIKVLKGLEPVKQRPGMYTRTENPLHIIQEVIDNASDEALGGHGRQITVTLHADHSVSVEDDGRGIPFGLHPEEGVPVVEIVFTRLHAGGKFDKAAGGAYTFSGGLHGVGVSVTNALSTRLDVTVWRDGKVADLSFANGDVAKELEVRPAAKGDKKSGTRVTAWANPKYFDSPNLPLGELQRLLRSKAVLLPGVEVTLINEKTGEQQSWKYEDGLRGYLLEGMNGSDLLIPLFEGERYAENSRASEETFAEGEGAAWVVAWSEEGTLMRESYVNLIPTPAGGTHESGLRDGLYQAVKSFVELHNLQPKGVKLLAEDVFARVSFVLSAKVLDPQFQGQIKERLNSRDAVKLVSSFARPALELWLNQHVEHGKKLADLVIKQAQARTRAGQKVEKRKSSGVAVLPGKLTDCESTEIGRNELFLVEGDSAGGSAKMGRDKEYQAILPLRGKVLNTWETERDRLFANNEVHDISVAIGVDPHSPDDKVDLSNLRYGKICILSDADVDGSHIQVLLLTLFFKHFPQLIERGHVCVARPPLFRVDAPARGKKPAQKLYALDEGELEAILDKLRKDGVRDTQWSISRFKGLGEMSAEQLWDTTMNPDTRRLSPVALGELDYDATVARMTMLMGKGEAASRRSWLEEKGNEVEADI; this is encoded by the coding sequence ATGTCTACGAAAAAGCCAAACGCCGCGTATAGCGAAGCGTCGATCAAGGTGTTGAAGGGCCTGGAGCCGGTCAAGCAACGGCCCGGGATGTACACCCGCACCGAGAATCCGCTGCACATCATTCAGGAAGTCATCGACAACGCGTCGGACGAGGCCCTTGGTGGCCACGGCCGGCAAATCACGGTCACGCTGCACGCGGACCATTCGGTCTCGGTCGAAGACGACGGCCGCGGCATTCCGTTCGGTCTGCATCCGGAAGAAGGCGTGCCGGTCGTCGAGATCGTTTTCACGCGCCTGCACGCGGGCGGCAAGTTCGATAAAGCCGCCGGCGGCGCGTACACCTTCTCGGGCGGTCTGCATGGTGTCGGCGTGTCCGTCACCAACGCGCTGTCCACGCGCCTCGACGTCACCGTGTGGCGCGACGGCAAAGTCGCCGACCTGAGTTTCGCCAATGGCGACGTCGCCAAGGAACTCGAAGTGCGGCCCGCCGCGAAAGGCGACAAGAAATCCGGCACGCGCGTCACCGCGTGGGCCAATCCCAAGTACTTCGATTCGCCGAACCTGCCGCTCGGCGAACTGCAACGACTGCTGCGCTCGAAAGCGGTGCTGCTGCCGGGCGTCGAAGTCACGCTGATCAACGAGAAAACCGGCGAACAGCAAAGCTGGAAATACGAAGACGGTTTGCGCGGTTATCTGCTCGAAGGCATGAACGGCAGCGACCTGCTGATTCCGCTGTTCGAGGGAGAGCGCTATGCGGAAAACTCGCGCGCGAGCGAAGAGACCTTTGCCGAAGGTGAGGGCGCCGCGTGGGTCGTCGCGTGGAGCGAGGAAGGCACGCTCATGCGCGAGTCGTACGTCAACCTGATTCCCACGCCCGCGGGCGGCACGCACGAATCCGGTTTGCGCGACGGTCTGTACCAGGCGGTGAAGAGCTTCGTCGAGTTGCACAACCTGCAGCCGAAGGGCGTCAAGCTGCTCGCTGAAGACGTGTTCGCGCGCGTGTCGTTCGTGCTGTCGGCGAAGGTGCTCGATCCGCAATTCCAAGGGCAGATCAAGGAACGGCTGAATAGCCGCGACGCGGTCAAGCTGGTGTCGTCGTTCGCGCGGCCGGCGTTGGAATTGTGGCTGAATCAGCACGTCGAACACGGCAAGAAGCTCGCCGACCTCGTCATCAAGCAGGCGCAGGCGCGCACGCGTGCCGGGCAAAAGGTCGAGAAGCGCAAGAGCTCGGGCGTCGCGGTGTTGCCGGGCAAGCTGACCGATTGCGAATCGACGGAAATCGGCCGCAACGAACTGTTCCTCGTCGAGGGCGACTCGGCGGGCGGCTCCGCGAAGATGGGCCGCGACAAGGAATACCAGGCCATCCTGCCACTGCGCGGCAAGGTGCTGAACACGTGGGAAACCGAGCGTGACCGCCTGTTCGCCAATAACGAGGTGCACGACATTTCGGTAGCGATCGGCGTCGATCCGCACAGCCCGGACGACAAGGTCGATCTGTCGAATCTGCGCTACGGCAAGATCTGCATTCTGTCGGACGCGGACGTCGACGGCTCGCACATTCAGGTGCTGCTGCTCACGCTGTTCTTCAAGCATTTCCCGCAGCTGATCGAACGCGGACATGTGTGCGTGGCGCGTCCGCCGCTGTTCCGGGTCGATGCGCCCGCGCGCGGCAAGAAGCCGGCGCAGAAGCTCTATGCACTCGACGAAGGCGAACTCGAAGCGATTCTCGACAAGCTGCGCAAGGACGGCGTGCGCGATACGCAGTGGTCTATCAGCCGTTTCAAGGGCCTCGGTGAAATGAGCGCGGAACAGTTGTGGGACACCACGATGAATCCCGACACGCGGCGCCTGAGTCCGGTGGCGCTCGGCGAACTCGACTACGACGCCACGGTCGCGCGCATGACCATGTTGATGGGCAAGGGCGAAGCGGCGTCCCGCCGCAGCTGGCTGGAAGAAAAGGGCAACGAAGTGGAAGCGGATATCTGA